In Maridesulfovibrio frigidus DSM 17176, a genomic segment contains:
- a CDS encoding HD-GYP domain-containing protein, with protein sequence MAQQHVQTVLVVDDIVTNIEILLEILKDEYKVKVALNGADALGIVESPDPPDIVLMDIMMPGMDGFEVCRRMKLNMKSRCIPIIFVTTKGAQDDETLGFELGAVDYITKPINPAIVKARVRTHLALYNQNIALEHQVAERTKDLYSTRLEVVRRLGIAAEFRDNETGLHIIRMSNYSRTIAKGYGLSNSEAGLLLNAAPMHDVGKIGIPDNILIKPGKLTPEEWKIMKTHTLIGGKIIGDYDNDLMATAKSVALTHHEKWNGTGYPEGLSGKNIPLEGRITAVADVFDALTSDRPYKEAWSDERAFDLLLKERGKHFDPEIVEIFFKNIEEIMSIKEKYSK encoded by the coding sequence ATGGCTCAGCAACACGTTCAGACAGTTCTGGTAGTTGATGACATCGTCACTAATATTGAAATCCTTCTGGAAATTCTTAAGGATGAGTATAAGGTGAAGGTCGCTCTCAATGGAGCAGATGCTTTAGGTATTGTAGAATCGCCAGATCCTCCGGATATAGTTCTAATGGATATTATGATGCCTGGAATGGATGGATTCGAAGTCTGTCGTAGGATGAAATTAAATATGAAAAGTCGGTGCATTCCTATCATTTTCGTCACCACGAAAGGTGCTCAGGATGACGAGACTCTCGGCTTTGAACTTGGTGCTGTGGATTATATTACCAAGCCTATTAATCCCGCCATTGTGAAAGCTCGTGTCAGGACGCACTTAGCTCTATACAATCAGAACATTGCTTTGGAACACCAGGTGGCTGAGCGCACAAAGGATTTGTATTCAACCCGATTGGAAGTCGTCCGTCGTCTTGGAATAGCGGCAGAATTTCGGGACAATGAAACAGGTCTCCATATTATTCGCATGAGTAACTACAGCCGAACAATAGCGAAGGGTTATGGCCTTAGTAATAGCGAAGCGGGCCTCCTGCTTAACGCGGCCCCTATGCACGACGTCGGTAAGATAGGTATCCCGGATAATATTCTTATCAAGCCGGGAAAACTTACCCCTGAAGAATGGAAGATTATGAAGACTCATACCTTAATCGGGGGAAAGATCATCGGCGACTATGACAATGATCTTATGGCGACAGCTAAAAGTGTCGCTTTGACCCATCATGAAAAATGGAACGGAACGGGCTACCCCGAAGGGCTCTCTGGTAAAAATATTCCTCTCGAAGGACGTATTACTGCCGTTGCCGATGTGTTCGATGCCCTAACATCAGACCGACCATACAAAGAGGCTTGGTCGGATGAAAGAGCCTTTGATCTCCTGTTAAAGGAGCGGGGCAAGCACTTTGATCCCGAAATCGTTGAAATTTTCTTCAAGAATATAGAGGAAATCATGTCCATCAAAGAGAAGTATAGTAAATAG
- a CDS encoding hybrid sensor histidine kinase/response regulator: MKNLHSSPFIAIRSFLITTVALAVLAGVGCYTMYQQEADSVEKVIKINAKMHNRLLAQKISLDLKRLFNDIQLEANHVELRRFLRNRSPVERVDIESEFITLCQVRKVYDQVRILDNGGMELIRVNNNNGQPAAVSIDKLQNKANRYYFKESQNLKPGEVYISPFDLNIENGKIEQPIKPMIRISMPTYDGSGRRTGLVVLNYLGQQIIDGILENIDSSSNYSMLSMLLNSDGYWFLSPDRSQEWSFMYPDRKAINFGAINPGAWKQIASSSDGQFRTAEGIYTYSTIVVSPEAGERKLNGNVRKWKIVCLTPTSNIKTLLSQVSSRYTIVYCGILLIILFGALTRARFVSARILGHKKLEIAKQAAENANQTKSDFLARMSHEIRTPMNAIIGLTHLALKTDMSSKQHDYLTKVDMSAKSLLGIINDILDFSKIEADRLELEKVNFLLDDVLNDMLNMLGLQAEQKGLELLLMVKSTVPNLLIGDRLRLGQVLLNLAGNAIKFTESGEIIISAELVEETSSIAKIRFSVQDSGIGITPEQSAKLFQPFCQADGSISRRFGGTGLGLTISKRLVELMGGTMELNSEIGKGSEFVFIIPFGLQDRHTQDNYVYPDDIRGMRVLVVDDSRMLRTILDKVLRSFTFDVEMAESGGQALELLHEHDKSNPFKLVVTDWRMPDFDGIELVRKIKGSNRLDNIPKVIMLTAYGHSEIRHRAEQADLDGFMLKPFNRSILFDTIMGAFAHYECRVGEIIPENSRNGIPENVAGTHILLAEDNEINQQVARELLEGADVTVSIASNGQEAVKMVKANTYDAVLMDIQMPIMDGFQAVKNIRSDEKLQSIPVIAMTAHALVGDKEKSLLAGMNDHVTKPIDPDLLMEVLSKWLPEKAKTESLHSSLVRKDENAPLIFNDLPGINVKKALARVRGNKVLYEKLLVNFAHDCEDEYSKLISLVSISRYEEARHLAHTLKGVLGNIGADTLHQSFQEIETALNNSSDSPLTLLNNLKPEIKRVVEGIFKAFPQTENDEDISEGNDKTDTFLLEEVQRLLPRLRIMSDLLEKHDVEVRDVYSSIESELTHVAPKFAKELGVMLDKFDFTRGRTSVEQFIEEYDQEEIDNG; the protein is encoded by the coding sequence ATGAAAAACTTACACAGCTCGCCATTCATAGCCATTCGAAGCTTTCTGATAACAACAGTAGCCCTTGCCGTTCTGGCGGGTGTAGGATGCTATACCATGTATCAGCAGGAGGCTGATTCGGTCGAAAAAGTCATCAAGATCAATGCAAAGATGCACAACAGATTGTTGGCGCAAAAGATCAGCCTAGATTTAAAAAGGCTGTTCAATGACATCCAACTGGAAGCCAATCATGTTGAGTTGCGCCGATTTTTGCGAAACCGTAGCCCTGTTGAGCGCGTCGATATAGAGTCGGAATTCATAACCTTATGCCAAGTCCGCAAGGTCTACGATCAGGTCAGAATTCTTGACAATGGAGGCATGGAACTGATTCGGGTCAATAACAACAACGGACAGCCTGCGGCTGTTTCCATAGACAAGCTTCAAAACAAGGCGAATCGTTATTATTTCAAGGAATCCCAGAATCTAAAGCCCGGCGAAGTCTACATCTCGCCATTTGATCTCAATATTGAAAACGGGAAGATTGAACAGCCTATCAAGCCAATGATCAGGATATCCATGCCCACTTACGACGGGTCTGGACGGCGGACAGGTTTGGTAGTGCTCAATTATCTAGGACAACAAATCATTGATGGTATTCTTGAAAATATAGATTCCTCAAGCAATTATTCGATGCTATCGATGCTCCTGAACAGCGACGGTTATTGGTTCCTGTCTCCAGACAGAAGTCAGGAGTGGTCGTTCATGTACCCAGACCGAAAAGCTATCAATTTTGGAGCCATCAACCCTGGAGCATGGAAACAAATCGCCTCGTCCTCTGACGGACAGTTCCGCACCGCTGAGGGGATCTATACATACTCCACCATCGTCGTATCTCCTGAGGCAGGCGAGAGAAAACTTAACGGCAATGTACGCAAGTGGAAGATCGTTTGTCTGACTCCAACATCAAACATCAAGACACTGCTTTCACAAGTATCCTCCCGCTATACGATCGTATATTGCGGAATTCTCCTGATCATACTTTTCGGAGCATTGACCAGAGCCAGATTTGTCTCCGCACGCATTCTTGGACATAAAAAACTAGAAATAGCCAAACAGGCGGCGGAAAATGCCAACCAAACCAAAAGTGACTTTCTGGCTAGGATGAGCCATGAAATCCGCACTCCGATGAATGCTATTATCGGTTTGACGCACTTGGCACTCAAAACGGATATGTCATCCAAGCAGCACGACTACCTAACAAAGGTAGATATGTCCGCAAAATCATTGCTTGGTATAATCAATGACATACTAGATTTCTCAAAAATTGAAGCAGACAGACTGGAATTAGAAAAGGTCAATTTCCTATTGGATGATGTGCTTAATGACATGCTCAACATGCTCGGCCTCCAGGCTGAACAAAAAGGGCTTGAACTTTTGCTGATGGTCAAAAGCACCGTCCCCAACCTGCTTATCGGAGATCGACTTCGCCTGGGGCAGGTGCTGTTAAACTTGGCAGGTAATGCCATAAAATTCACAGAGTCCGGGGAGATTATTATTTCGGCTGAACTTGTCGAAGAAACCAGCAGCATCGCGAAGATCCGATTTTCAGTTCAAGATTCCGGCATCGGCATTACCCCGGAACAATCGGCGAAGCTCTTTCAACCTTTCTGTCAAGCCGATGGTTCCATCTCCAGACGGTTTGGGGGCACCGGGCTTGGCCTTACTATCAGCAAACGTTTGGTGGAATTGATGGGTGGGACCATGGAACTTAATAGCGAAATAGGAAAGGGAAGTGAATTCGTGTTCATCATTCCCTTCGGGTTGCAGGACAGACATACCCAAGATAATTATGTCTATCCAGATGATATCCGCGGTATGCGTGTTCTGGTTGTGGATGACAGCAGGATGTTACGAACAATTCTAGATAAGGTTTTGCGATCATTTACATTCGACGTGGAGATGGCGGAAAGCGGAGGACAAGCTTTAGAATTATTGCATGAACACGATAAGTCAAACCCCTTCAAACTGGTGGTTACAGATTGGAGAATGCCTGACTTCGACGGCATCGAACTGGTCCGAAAAATCAAGGGATCCAATCGTCTTGATAATATACCCAAAGTCATAATGCTCACCGCATATGGGCATAGTGAAATTCGTCACCGGGCGGAACAGGCCGATCTGGATGGGTTCATGCTCAAACCGTTTAACCGCTCTATTTTGTTCGATACCATAATGGGGGCCTTTGCCCATTATGAATGCCGGGTGGGAGAAATTATTCCGGAAAATTCACGGAACGGAATCCCGGAGAATGTGGCCGGAACACATATCCTGCTGGCGGAGGACAACGAGATCAATCAGCAGGTCGCGCGCGAATTACTCGAAGGCGCTGACGTGACCGTCTCAATAGCCAGCAATGGCCAAGAGGCGGTGAAGATGGTCAAGGCCAATACCTACGACGCCGTGCTAATGGATATCCAGATGCCGATTATGGATGGTTTTCAAGCAGTAAAGAATATCCGGTCTGATGAAAAGCTGCAATCCATCCCCGTTATCGCCATGACTGCGCATGCTCTTGTCGGCGACAAAGAGAAAAGCCTGCTGGCGGGCATGAACGACCATGTCACAAAGCCCATTGATCCTGATCTGCTCATGGAAGTCCTTTCCAAATGGCTACCAGAAAAAGCTAAAACTGAATCGCTACATTCATCTCTTGTGCGTAAAGACGAAAATGCACCTCTTATCTTCAATGATTTACCTGGAATTAATGTAAAGAAGGCTCTCGCCAGAGTCCGGGGAAATAAAGTTCTTTATGAAAAACTCCTCGTCAACTTTGCTCATGATTGCGAGGATGAGTACTCGAAACTTATCTCTCTGGTTTCCATAAGCAGATACGAAGAAGCACGCCATTTAGCCCACACCTTGAAAGGAGTTTTAGGGAACATTGGAGCTGACACCTTGCATCAGTCTTTTCAGGAAATTGAGACTGCTTTGAATAACAGTTCTGACAGCCCCCTAACTTTATTGAACAATCTTAAGCCAGAAATAAAGCGCGTTGTTGAAGGGATCTTTAAGGCTTTCCCACAAACCGAAAACGATGAAGACATAAGTGAAGGCAATGATAAAACCGACACCTTTTTGCTCGAGGAAGTTCAGAGGCTGCTGCCACGATTACGAATAATGTCGGACCTTTTGGAAAAACACGATGTCGAGGTCAGGGACGTTTATAGTTCCATCGAATCTGAGTTGACCCATGTTGCGCCGAAGTTTGCAAAGGAACTCGGTGTGATGCTTGATAAATTCGACTTTACGCGCGGCCGTACAAGTGTCGAACAATTTATCGAGGAATATGATCAGGAGGAGATAGACAATGGATAA
- a CDS encoding ATP-binding response regulator yields the protein MDKARILVVDDTPANLDILSELLSSEYRVSVAINGDDALRIALSDEPPDLILLDIMMPGIDGYQVCTRIKDNERTRQIPIIFVTSMSETENEEKGLNLGAVDYITKPFNPSIIMARVKTQLTLYNQTRLLQSLVRERTIELEKAKDDAESANRAKSIFLSNMSHELRTPLNGIMGMTQLLLDSNPSTEQKNFLDDALKSSSRMLTMVNDLLELARVEAGKVHLCPCHFEVKESINQVLCLYRDQAKQKRLAFSNSFEASVPASLYADVGRIRQILMNLLNNALRFTDSGSIDVSVKSWERNEVSLNEPDTIVFCFTVTDSGVGISEDKQAYIFEPFSIGEDFLTKVYSGAGLGLSISKHLVELMGGHIWLKSQEGVGTTVNFTVPCRLHTVNDEG from the coding sequence ATGGATAAAGCACGAATTTTAGTTGTCGACGACACTCCTGCCAATTTGGATATTCTGAGTGAACTGTTGAGTTCCGAGTACAGAGTCAGCGTGGCAATCAATGGGGATGACGCTTTACGGATTGCATTATCCGATGAGCCGCCCGATCTTATATTGTTGGACATCATGATGCCGGGAATAGACGGGTATCAGGTCTGCACACGGATAAAGGATAATGAACGGACTCGTCAGATTCCCATAATATTCGTAACGTCCATGAGCGAGACCGAAAACGAAGAAAAAGGTTTAAACTTAGGGGCGGTGGACTATATAACCAAGCCCTTCAATCCTTCAATCATCATGGCAAGGGTAAAAACTCAACTCACACTATACAATCAGACCAGGCTACTACAAAGTCTGGTCCGCGAGCGGACCATTGAGCTGGAAAAAGCCAAAGATGATGCTGAATCGGCTAATCGAGCAAAAAGCATCTTTCTTTCGAACATGAGTCATGAGCTCCGGACGCCGCTCAATGGTATAATGGGAATGACCCAGCTCCTTTTGGACAGCAACCCCTCTACAGAACAGAAGAATTTTCTCGATGATGCGCTGAAATCATCTTCCAGAATGTTGACGATGGTCAACGACCTTCTGGAATTAGCTCGCGTTGAGGCTGGAAAAGTTCATCTTTGTCCCTGTCATTTCGAAGTCAAGGAGAGTATTAATCAGGTTCTTTGCCTCTATCGGGATCAAGCAAAGCAAAAGAGACTCGCTTTTTCCAACTCATTCGAAGCCAGTGTACCAGCCTCTCTTTATGCAGATGTCGGTCGTATTCGCCAAATATTGATGAACCTCCTGAATAATGCCCTCCGTTTCACTGACAGCGGCTCCATAGATGTATCAGTCAAATCATGGGAAAGAAATGAGGTATCCCTCAACGAGCCAGATACGATAGTTTTTTGTTTCACTGTCACGGATAGCGGTGTCGGCATTAGCGAAGACAAACAGGCCTACATATTCGAGCCCTTCTCCATCGGAGAAGACTTCCTGACCAAAGTCTATAGTGGCGCTGGACTTGGTCTCTCTATCTCAAAGCACCTTGTAGAACTGATGGGTGGGCATATCTGGCTGAAAAGTCAGGAGGGTGTCGGCACTACAGTCAAC